From one Tindallia californiensis genomic stretch:
- the rpmB gene encoding 50S ribosomal protein L28, producing MARTCFVCNKGKVFGNSVSHSNRHNKRVWLPNLRRVKAVVDGSTRRVNVCTRCLRSGKIQRAL from the coding sequence TTGGCTAGAACATGTTTTGTTTGTAACAAAGGAAAAGTATTCGGTAACAGTGTTAGTCACTCGAATCGACATAATAAGCGAGTTTGGTTACCAAACCTGCGGAGAGTTAAAGCGGTGGTTGACGGTTCTACAAGAAGAGTCAATGTCTGCACTCGGTGCCTTCGGTCCGGAAAAATTCAAAGAGCTTTATAA
- a CDS encoding DNA-methyltransferase codes for MSKKKAPRNKTIDISIEEGQSYLDKCIRLDQPSDMDHLLDKTIIGDLFEAAAYIPEKSIDLIIADPPYNLTKAFHGNGFSKRSKDQYEAYTRKWLELVLPLLKDTGSIYVCCDWETSLTIGNVLMEVTKVKNRITWQREKGRGAKANWKNGLEDIWYATISNHYTFNLEDVKIRKKVIAPYRVDGKPKDWVESETGNYRDTCPSNFWSDITIPFWSMPENTAHPTQKSEKLIAKMILASSNAGDVVFDPFLGSGTTSVVAKKLRRSYLGVEENPLYCLWTEKRLEMAEADPSIQGYVDGVFWERNSLSEQKTTTNQYQPKTDLSDPCQLEIGAFEED; via the coding sequence GTGAGTAAAAAAAAAGCACCACGAAATAAAACCATCGATATTTCTATTGAAGAAGGGCAATCTTATCTGGACAAATGCATCCGTCTTGATCAGCCCTCTGATATGGATCATCTGCTGGATAAAACCATTATCGGCGATTTATTTGAAGCCGCCGCTTATATACCAGAGAAAAGCATTGATTTAATCATTGCGGATCCTCCTTATAACTTAACAAAAGCCTTTCATGGCAATGGTTTTTCAAAAAGAAGTAAGGATCAATATGAAGCCTATACCAGAAAGTGGCTGGAGCTGGTGTTGCCCCTTTTGAAAGATACCGGTTCTATCTATGTTTGTTGCGACTGGGAAACCAGCTTAACCATTGGCAATGTTTTAATGGAAGTAACCAAAGTGAAAAACCGAATTACCTGGCAACGTGAAAAAGGACGTGGCGCAAAAGCAAATTGGAAAAATGGCCTAGAAGACATTTGGTACGCTACCATCTCCAATCATTATACCTTCAACCTGGAGGATGTCAAAATTCGCAAAAAAGTCATTGCTCCTTACCGAGTTGATGGTAAACCAAAAGATTGGGTCGAAAGCGAAACCGGCAATTACCGAGACACCTGTCCTTCCAATTTCTGGTCGGATATTACCATCCCCTTCTGGTCGATGCCTGAAAACACAGCTCATCCCACCCAAAAATCCGAAAAGCTGATTGCCAAAATGATCTTGGCCAGTTCTAATGCCGGAGATGTGGTTTTTGACCCCTTCTTAGGCTCCGGAACCACCAGCGTCGTGGCAAAAAAACTGAGACGGAGTTACTTGGGTGTGGAAGAAAATCCCCTATACTGCCTTTGGACGGAGAAACGGCTGGAGATGGCTGAGGCAGATCCAAGCATTCAGGGATATGTGGATGGTGTTTTCTGGGAAAGAAATTCCCTTAGCGAACAAAAGACAACGACAAATCAGTACCAGCCAAAAACAGATCTTTCAGACCCTTGCCAACTGGAAATAGGAGCCTTTGAGGAGGATTAA
- the yaaA gene encoding peroxide stress protein YaaA produces MRMIISPAKTMNMTNDHFEPQQMPIFLKETELLLEELREKDDEALQAIWKCSDKIAALNRERIRRMDLYHSLTPAILAFEGIQYKYMAPIVFENKDFEYIEKHLRILSGFYGCLRPFDGVRPYRLEMQAKLKGEKVDSLYAFWGRKIADQLFSESHCILNLASEEYSKCIFPYLTEEITFITCIFGEIKEGKVIEKGTLVKMARGEMVRFMAENKIEEAEEIKAFNRLGYVFSEKHSDHQTFVFLKDQP; encoded by the coding sequence ATGCGAATGATTATTTCACCGGCAAAAACCATGAATATGACCAATGACCATTTTGAGCCTCAGCAAATGCCGATTTTTCTAAAAGAGACAGAACTATTATTGGAAGAATTGAGAGAGAAAGATGACGAAGCTTTGCAAGCCATTTGGAAATGCAGTGATAAAATTGCTGCTCTTAACAGGGAAAGGATTCGCAGAATGGATCTGTACCATTCACTGACACCGGCAATCCTAGCCTTTGAAGGTATTCAGTATAAATACATGGCGCCCATCGTCTTTGAAAACAAAGATTTTGAGTATATCGAAAAGCACCTGAGGATATTATCAGGGTTCTATGGCTGTCTTCGTCCTTTTGACGGAGTGAGGCCTTATCGACTGGAAATGCAGGCAAAGCTGAAGGGGGAAAAGGTAGACTCTCTTTACGCCTTCTGGGGCCGGAAAATAGCTGATCAGCTTTTTTCAGAAAGCCACTGTATTCTAAACCTGGCTTCAGAAGAATACAGCAAATGCATTTTTCCTTATCTGACAGAAGAAATTACTTTTATCACCTGCATTTTTGGAGAGATAAAAGAAGGAAAAGTCATCGAAAAAGGAACCCTGGTGAAAATGGCCAGGGGAGAGATGGTGCGATTTATGGCAGAAAATAAGATAGAAGAAGCGGAAGAAATAAAAGCCTTCAACCGGCTGGGTTACGTTTTCTCTGAAAAACACTCGGATCACCAGACCTTTGTGTTTCTTAAAGACCAGCCGTAG
- the thiE gene encoding thiamine phosphate synthase: MTQKPGKKMTVDEKDYQLYLVTDESFQKEEDFLSIIEESLKGGVSMVQLREKHLSSKDLYHRAEKLAALTSTYNIPLIINDRADIAMAVGAHGVHLGQEDLPLPALRRMVKEELLIGVSVATKEEALQAEAEGADYLGVGALYPTETKANTRKVSLEQLYQIQKAVKIPIVGIGGINENNVAEVMDQEIQGVAVVSAITKAKNPMEAAKKLKQRMIQNTSI; encoded by the coding sequence ATGACACAAAAACCTGGAAAGAAAATGACGGTAGATGAAAAAGACTATCAATTATACCTAGTGACAGATGAAAGCTTTCAGAAAGAAGAGGATTTTCTCTCGATCATTGAGGAAAGCCTTAAAGGTGGTGTGAGCATGGTACAACTTCGTGAAAAACACCTTTCTTCCAAAGATTTATACCATCGGGCTGAAAAACTGGCGGCATTGACTAGCACTTATAACATTCCGCTTATTATTAATGATCGGGCTGATATTGCCATGGCTGTAGGCGCTCATGGAGTACATCTTGGGCAGGAGGATTTACCTTTGCCAGCACTGCGAAGGATGGTAAAGGAGGAACTACTGATTGGTGTTTCGGTGGCAACCAAAGAAGAGGCGCTTCAGGCAGAAGCGGAAGGAGCCGATTATCTGGGCGTAGGCGCGTTATATCCAACAGAAACAAAAGCGAATACCAGAAAAGTAAGCTTGGAACAACTGTATCAAATTCAAAAAGCAGTAAAAATACCTATTGTAGGCATTGGTGGGATCAATGAAAACAATGTAGCGGAGGTAATGGATCAGGAGATTCAGGGGGTAGCGGTTGTTTCGGCGATCACTAAGGCAAAAAACCCAATGGAAGCAGCGAAAAAGCTAAAGCAAAGAATGATTCAGAATACAAGTATCTAA
- the thiM gene encoding hydroxyethylthiazole kinase has product MQGFPFTQMMMEATRKKPLIHHITNYVTANDSANTVLAFGGSPVMADEPEEVEEMTSMASALVLNMGTLNKRSIKAMFLAGKKANEQGIPVVLDPVGAGATSLRNETARELLKQINFSFIRGNASEILAITGMESNTRGVDSEERKVSDMQEIAGFLSDKYGTTIGVTGKVDLVMGENQIFELSNGSAELVKVTGTGCMTTSLIALYLGAGSKPVESGILGISIMAIAGELAAENGSQEMPFTSFPLRLKDYLSDFPASFIPEKIKLREVEEKHDTKTWKENDGR; this is encoded by the coding sequence ATGCAAGGCTTTCCTTTTACACAGATGATGATGGAAGCAACAAGGAAAAAACCATTGATCCATCATATTACCAATTATGTGACAGCCAATGATTCAGCAAATACGGTCTTAGCCTTTGGCGGCAGTCCTGTTATGGCGGATGAACCGGAAGAAGTGGAAGAAATGACTAGCATGGCATCGGCATTGGTGCTGAATATGGGAACCTTGAATAAACGAAGCATTAAGGCTATGTTTTTAGCTGGCAAAAAAGCAAATGAACAGGGGATTCCGGTGGTACTGGATCCGGTAGGGGCAGGGGCAACAAGTCTGAGGAATGAAACAGCCCGGGAACTCTTGAAACAAATCAACTTTTCTTTTATAAGGGGGAATGCATCGGAAATTCTTGCGATTACTGGGATGGAAAGCAATACAAGAGGAGTGGATTCAGAAGAGAGAAAGGTTTCAGACATGCAGGAAATAGCAGGGTTTCTATCTGATAAATATGGTACTACCATTGGAGTGACGGGCAAGGTAGATCTGGTAATGGGAGAAAATCAGATTTTTGAGTTAAGCAATGGAAGTGCTGAGCTGGTGAAGGTAACAGGCACTGGATGCATGACCACTTCTTTGATTGCATTATACTTGGGGGCAGGCAGCAAACCAGTGGAATCGGGAATATTGGGGATATCTATTATGGCCATTGCCGGAGAGCTGGCAGCAGAAAACGGTTCTCAGGAGATGCCCTTCACTAGTTTTCCTTTACGGTTAAAAGATTATTTGAGTGACTTTCCGGCATCGTTTATTCCGGAAAAAATAAAGCTGAGAGAGGTGGAAGAAAAGCATGACACAAAAACCTGGAAAGAAAATGACGGTAGATGA
- the thiD gene encoding bifunctional hydroxymethylpyrimidine kinase/phosphomethylpyrimidine kinase → MKNLVTIAGSDSSGGAGIQADLKTFCAHGVFGMSVITAVTAQNTQGVTGVQDIDPTMIKKQLEALLDDIQIHGIKIGMVSTINTITTIASFLRQVRNIPVVLDPVMVSKSGFHLLKPEAKKAMLDQLLPLATVVTPNLPEAEVITGLRVSSEAEMKKAGEAIYRLGPSNVLMKGGHLAGEEAVDMLYDGKNWYRYACQRIDTKNTHGTGCTLSASLVANLAKEMPMREAVEASKSYMKKAIEESFGIGNGPGPIHHFHEYYDLKGRRR, encoded by the coding sequence ATGAAAAATTTGGTAACGATTGCGGGTTCTGACAGTTCTGGAGGTGCTGGTATTCAGGCAGATCTAAAAACATTCTGTGCTCATGGTGTTTTTGGGATGAGTGTTATTACGGCAGTTACAGCTCAGAATACCCAGGGAGTGACAGGAGTACAGGACATCGATCCAACTATGATTAAAAAACAGTTAGAAGCCTTGCTTGACGATATTCAGATTCATGGAATCAAAATAGGGATGGTATCAACCATCAACACGATTACAACCATTGCTTCTTTTTTACGACAGGTTAGAAACATTCCTGTGGTACTGGATCCGGTGATGGTGTCAAAAAGCGGGTTTCATCTCTTAAAGCCAGAAGCAAAAAAAGCAATGCTGGATCAGCTATTACCCTTAGCTACTGTAGTAACCCCTAATCTTCCGGAGGCAGAAGTGATTACCGGCCTACGGGTATCTTCAGAAGCAGAGATGAAAAAAGCAGGGGAAGCTATTTATCGCTTAGGTCCCTCCAATGTACTGATGAAAGGTGGCCACTTAGCGGGGGAAGAAGCCGTGGATATGTTATATGATGGAAAAAACTGGTATCGTTATGCCTGTCAACGGATCGACACGAAAAACACTCATGGTACGGGATGCACCTTATCCGCATCCTTAGTCGCTAACCTAGCAAAAGAAATGCCCATGAGAGAAGCTGTAGAAGCGTCTAAAAGCTATATGAAAAAAGCCATCGAAGAGTCTTTCGGCATTGGCAATGGTCCTGGACCGATACATCATTTTCATGAGTATTATGATCTTAAAGGAAGGAGACGGTAA
- the thiW gene encoding energy coupling factor transporter S component ThiW: MNIRTLTMAALLIAIGVVTAHTIVIPAGVAKAFPMQHAINVIAAMLLGTPMAVVIAFMISLLRNLLGTGSLLAFPGSIFGALLAGFLFQKTGRPLLTMLGEIVGTSLLGALAAFPLAAYVMGFEGAWLFFILPFGISSASGAVIGVFVMGALCKSKAINLRKGGCLK; encoded by the coding sequence ATGAATATTCGTACCCTTACCATGGCGGCCTTATTGATTGCAATTGGTGTGGTAACCGCACATACCATCGTCATTCCTGCAGGAGTTGCAAAAGCCTTCCCCATGCAACATGCGATTAATGTGATTGCAGCCATGTTGCTGGGAACCCCCATGGCTGTAGTGATAGCCTTTATGATTTCTCTTTTGAGAAATCTGCTGGGCACCGGTTCTTTGCTGGCATTTCCTGGTAGTATTTTTGGAGCTTTGCTGGCAGGATTTCTTTTTCAGAAAACAGGGAGACCTTTATTAACCATGCTGGGGGAAATAGTTGGCACTTCCCTATTAGGCGCTCTGGCCGCTTTTCCCCTAGCAGCCTATGTAATGGGCTTTGAAGGCGCCTGGCTCTTTTTTATACTTCCCTTTGGCATCAGTTCTGCTAGTGGAGCCGTTATCGGCGTTTTCGTAATGGGAGCGCTCTGCAAAAGCAAAGCCATTAATTTACGCAAAGGAGGTTGTTTGAAATGA
- a CDS encoding stalk domain-containing protein gives MINPIWSLTAYPKKSIRANRTMSRMDVAPVFIGGRTFVPLRFSTDNLDARAEWINSTRVVVIIF, from the coding sequence TTGATAAACCCCATATGGTCGTTAACAGCGTATCCGAAGAAATCGATCCGTGCCAACAGAACGATGAGTCGAATGGACGTAGCACCAGTGTTCATTGGTGGAAGAACTTTTGTCCCTTTACGATTCTCAACGGATAATCTGGATGCTCGGGCGGAATGGATTAATTCTACCAGAGTAGTCGTGATTATCTTCTAA
- a CDS encoding HD-GYP domain-containing protein, which yields MLGNILKTTHQTYDVQIDNILKHIQQTLDLTNESFEAYGKVFPKLKFNKELYYSYQGKDFEGIDPEYKEKNWLKVNTGEYFTEHKLYQYSQEYYWEISIYTEYHHQKTLIGELYLKIPSSERILQKIQSLLDNQLLEQSITMTIQYIYNRIMLGNSFLYNIEIYIDLLSIRDPYMPYHAQNVSDFSLMLYDSLNLEKTLVDRLNLYIASLLHDVGKLVVPEKILTKSDKLTTDEYTKIKSHPALGYEIVKHQVIGLKLLQDAPVYIRHHSEWYDGSGYPEGLKKGDIPLFSRIIMVADAVDAMLSEKEYRESFRIEEVISELRKYRGKQFDPMIADKAIELLKNKNQFLDITKRMDSAFFGDVSLSVINKDATGIETFQGHLFYGKRVSSLRLNKRDKEKEELKYLKKGILSFFVQKTFVQYEVSIKKMDEDSIALESFVWKPTDKYFSIMWEEVGFMKGSKEKKIPIHIIRVGGNSLTFEVMLASSAEGNKAQELKLNEFVEIHFSLKIEEVKETFAVDCLVVDIHEFSERRLYSVEYQDIISKDQDRLFKLMFKKQMNQRNINRSAK from the coding sequence ATGCTAGGCAATATTCTAAAAACAACTCATCAAACCTATGATGTTCAGATTGATAATATTCTGAAGCACATTCAACAGACTTTAGATCTTACGAATGAATCTTTTGAAGCCTATGGAAAGGTTTTTCCAAAGCTTAAGTTTAACAAGGAATTGTACTACTCGTATCAAGGTAAAGATTTTGAAGGAATCGATCCGGAATATAAAGAAAAAAACTGGTTAAAAGTAAATACAGGAGAATATTTTACAGAACATAAGCTGTACCAATATTCACAGGAATATTATTGGGAAATAAGTATTTATACAGAGTATCATCATCAAAAAACCTTGATAGGAGAACTTTATCTAAAAATTCCTTCTTCAGAAAGAATCCTTCAAAAGATCCAAAGTCTTTTAGATAATCAGCTTCTGGAACAGTCGATCACCATGACCATTCAGTATATCTATAATCGGATAATGCTGGGAAATTCTTTTTTATACAATATTGAAATTTACATTGATTTACTCTCTATTCGTGATCCTTATATGCCCTACCATGCACAAAATGTTTCGGATTTTTCATTAATGCTATACGATTCTCTTAACCTGGAAAAAACTTTAGTAGATCGATTGAATTTATACATTGCATCCTTACTTCATGATGTCGGAAAGTTAGTAGTGCCGGAAAAAATATTAACAAAATCTGATAAGCTAACCACTGATGAATATACCAAAATTAAATCTCATCCAGCCTTAGGCTACGAAATTGTTAAACATCAAGTAATTGGTCTGAAACTATTACAAGATGCGCCTGTTTATATTAGGCATCATTCTGAATGGTATGATGGAAGTGGATACCCGGAAGGATTGAAAAAAGGCGATATTCCTTTATTCAGTCGTATTATTATGGTAGCAGATGCGGTGGATGCCATGCTATCGGAAAAGGAATATAGGGAATCTTTTAGGATTGAAGAAGTGATCAGCGAACTAAGGAAATACCGTGGAAAACAGTTTGACCCAATGATAGCGGATAAGGCCATTGAACTGTTAAAAAACAAAAATCAGTTCCTTGATATAACCAAAAGAATGGACAGTGCATTTTTTGGAGATGTGTCCTTGAGTGTTATCAATAAAGATGCTACTGGGATCGAAACTTTCCAAGGACATTTATTTTATGGAAAAAGAGTATCATCCTTAAGACTCAATAAGCGGGATAAAGAGAAAGAAGAGCTTAAATATCTCAAAAAAGGCATTCTAAGTTTTTTTGTTCAGAAAACTTTTGTGCAATATGAAGTAAGTATTAAGAAAATGGATGAAGATAGTATTGCTTTAGAGTCTTTTGTCTGGAAACCAACAGACAAATATTTTTCCATTATGTGGGAAGAAGTTGGGTTTATGAAAGGATCTAAAGAGAAGAAAATACCTATCCATATCATAAGAGTTGGGGGGAATTCCTTAACCTTTGAAGTGATGCTTGCTAGCAGTGCTGAAGGCAATAAAGCACAAGAGCTTAAACTCAATGAATTTGTTGAAATTCATTTTAGTTTGAAAATTGAAGAGGTAAAAGAAACTTTTGCTGTTGACTGTCTCGTAGTCGATATTCATGAATTTTCGGAACGAAGATTATATAGTGTGGAATATCAGGATATTATTTCAAAGGATCAAGATCGGCTATTCAAACTGATGTTCAAAAAACAAATGAATCAAAGAAACATAAATCGATCTGCAAAATAA
- a CDS encoding energy-coupling factor transporter transmembrane component T family protein: MFNYYEGQSILHQMNPVLKLASIGFSMILLTFSFDPFVPFVLIIILLNLSYWMGKVPFTAMLKGLLPFVLLAFGFFMMQVLFPRSGDDLLFLSIGPFSISQQAFWRGCALAFRVLAYAAYALLFVATTDPTELLLSLMQQTKLSPKYGYSMLAAYRFFPLYQSEFATLKEAHLVRGGKERKGIKGKGEELYRYAIPLLAQAIRKAERVAIAMESRGFTGERRRCYFKRISLRWTDWVLAMALFSLVPAVILMMYHFEVLYVWDGSLFF; encoded by the coding sequence ATGTTTAACTATTATGAAGGACAATCTATCTTACATCAGATGAATCCAGTGTTAAAATTGGCTAGTATAGGTTTTAGTATGATTCTCTTAACCTTTTCTTTTGACCCTTTTGTTCCCTTTGTCTTGATCATCATCTTATTGAACCTGTCCTACTGGATGGGAAAAGTACCCTTTACAGCCATGTTAAAGGGGTTGCTTCCTTTTGTGTTGTTGGCCTTTGGTTTTTTTATGATGCAGGTATTATTTCCTCGTAGTGGTGATGACCTTTTATTTCTTTCAATAGGACCTTTTTCGATTTCTCAGCAGGCTTTTTGGCGGGGTTGTGCCTTAGCCTTTCGGGTGCTTGCCTATGCAGCCTATGCCCTGCTTTTCGTTGCCACTACCGATCCTACCGAATTATTGCTGAGCTTGATGCAACAGACAAAATTATCCCCTAAATACGGATATAGTATGTTGGCGGCCTACCGATTTTTTCCCCTGTATCAGTCTGAATTTGCCACTTTGAAAGAAGCACATTTAGTTCGGGGTGGTAAAGAACGAAAAGGTATAAAAGGAAAAGGCGAAGAATTGTACCGTTACGCGATCCCTTTGCTGGCACAAGCTATACGAAAAGCAGAGAGAGTAGCAATTGCTATGGAATCCCGGGGATTTACCGGTGAAAGAAGACGCTGCTATTTCAAAAGAATAAGCCTTCGCTGGACAGATTGGGTGCTGGCCATGGCCTTATTTAGCTTGGTGCCCGCCGTGATTTTAATGATGTATCATTTTGAAGTTCTGTATGTATGGGACGGGTCTTTGTTTTTCTAA
- a CDS encoding ABC transporter ATP-binding protein, protein MKSILKVHNLSIQYPYTAKPTLENISITVEKGEALLIIGASGCGKSSLALAIAGLIPRTIEAEQQGSIYLEGRDIAEMSPGEVCQQVGFVFQDPEAQFCMLTVEDEIAFGLENAGFSPDLIEERIEEALEKVGMTEHRYSHTHRLSGGMKQRVALACALALHPPILILDEPTANLDPAATEDFFRLLESLIATRSHTILLVEHKLEKPAALMDRVVVINEGKIVAENSPRHVFAQQNQLLMKIGVWQPYASELAGKLEKTGISFSPFPLTVAELLEHAEKDSQTSNALAKQVARHIEVTDSLEPAAEEMAIDCRQVSFCYKTPFQEAKVLENLQWQVRPGSFLALLGENGVGKSTLARLVLGLLKPSKGSISLFGKNTKSISRKKVAEIAGLVFQNPEHQFLTDSTWEEIAYSLKLANIPGTEIPRRVQELLKEFSLEEKAEANPFTLSQGEKRRLSVASMLATDQQLLILDEPSFGQDYQNTYKLMNLVKARQLKGCTVVMITHDMRLVWEFATEVALMSEGKLAYTGDPQDLFYQNTLLEACSLKAPLPLHIMEGLKSAGKRESMKKPSTLKIDALKVGSLNV, encoded by the coding sequence ATGAAAAGTATTCTGAAGGTGCATAATCTTTCGATTCAATACCCCTATACAGCAAAACCGACACTAGAGAATATTTCCATAACCGTTGAAAAGGGTGAAGCACTGCTCATTATTGGAGCCAGTGGTTGTGGGAAAAGTTCTTTAGCGCTGGCCATCGCTGGGCTGATTCCCAGGACGATAGAAGCTGAGCAGCAGGGCAGCATTTATTTGGAAGGCAGAGATATTGCTGAAATGTCTCCTGGTGAAGTATGCCAACAGGTAGGATTTGTTTTTCAGGATCCGGAAGCTCAGTTTTGTATGTTGACGGTAGAAGATGAAATTGCTTTTGGTCTTGAAAATGCAGGTTTTTCTCCAGACCTTATAGAGGAACGGATTGAAGAAGCTCTTGAAAAGGTTGGCATGACGGAACATCGCTATAGCCATACCCACAGGCTGTCCGGAGGAATGAAACAACGGGTTGCCCTGGCATGCGCCCTGGCATTACATCCTCCAATTCTTATTTTAGATGAACCAACAGCAAATCTTGATCCGGCGGCAACGGAGGATTTTTTTCGGTTGCTGGAATCATTAATAGCAACTCGAAGTCATACCATCTTATTGGTGGAACACAAACTGGAGAAACCTGCAGCCTTGATGGATCGGGTGGTAGTAATCAATGAAGGAAAAATAGTGGCAGAAAATTCACCTCGGCATGTGTTTGCACAACAAAATCAACTGTTGATGAAGATAGGCGTATGGCAACCTTATGCTAGCGAGTTGGCAGGAAAATTGGAAAAAACAGGAATCTCCTTCTCGCCCTTTCCTCTCACTGTAGCAGAACTGCTGGAGCATGCAGAAAAAGACAGTCAAACAAGCAATGCACTGGCAAAACAGGTAGCCAGGCATATAGAAGTCACCGACTCTTTGGAGCCAGCGGCAGAGGAGATGGCTATTGATTGCCGACAGGTTTCTTTCTGCTATAAAACCCCGTTTCAAGAAGCGAAGGTTCTGGAAAACCTTCAATGGCAGGTTCGACCAGGCAGTTTTCTTGCACTTCTTGGAGAGAACGGGGTCGGAAAAAGCACGTTGGCTCGGTTGGTCTTAGGATTACTGAAACCAAGCAAAGGAAGCATTTCTCTTTTTGGGAAAAACACAAAATCCATTTCTCGGAAAAAAGTAGCGGAAATAGCCGGCTTGGTATTTCAAAATCCGGAGCATCAGTTTCTGACAGATTCGACCTGGGAAGAAATCGCTTATTCTTTGAAGCTGGCCAATATTCCCGGCACTGAAATTCCTCGCCGGGTGCAAGAATTGCTAAAAGAATTTTCTTTGGAAGAAAAAGCAGAGGCGAATCCATTTACCCTTAGCCAAGGAGAAAAACGCCGATTAAGCGTAGCTTCCATGCTGGCAACCGACCAGCAGTTACTGATATTGGACGAACCTAGCTTTGGACAGGATTATCAGAATACATACAAACTGATGAATCTGGTTAAAGCCAGACAGTTAAAAGGATGCACGGTGGTAATGATTACTCATGATATGCGACTGGTATGGGAATTTGCTACAGAGGTAGCTTTGATGTCGGAAGGAAAGCTAGCCTATACTGGCGATCCGCAAGATCTTTTTTATCAGAATACCCTTTTGGAAGCATGTTCGTTGAAGGCGCCCTTACCCTTGCATATAATGGAAGGCTTGAAGTCGGCAGGAAAAAGAGAATCTATGAAAAAACCAAGCACTCTGAAAATAGATGCGCTGAAAGTAGGTAGTCTGAATGTTTAA
- a CDS encoding ECF transporter S component — translation MTVLPKDHQWTLKEIIVMSALGVAFAPLYMAWIQVWAIATGLLGPIGLDIVFGFWFIVSIICAHIFRKPGAALISEWIAAVVQIPLGSPSGAWLIVSGFVQGFGAEVPFWLTRYKKFNTSILMLSGVGASIASFLYNWFRFGYAGLAPGLLITMLVIRVISGAVLAGLLGKGIAEGLAATGVLSSFPLGKEWREKRRKSIHEKYSEGA, via the coding sequence ATGACCGTGTTACCAAAAGATCATCAATGGACGTTGAAAGAAATCATTGTGATGAGTGCTCTGGGAGTGGCCTTTGCCCCTCTTTATATGGCGTGGATTCAAGTATGGGCCATTGCCACTGGCCTTTTAGGTCCTATCGGGCTGGATATTGTGTTTGGTTTTTGGTTTATTGTATCTATCATTTGTGCCCATATATTTCGAAAGCCGGGAGCGGCTCTTATTTCGGAATGGATTGCGGCTGTTGTCCAGATTCCTTTAGGTTCGCCATCGGGAGCATGGCTTATTGTATCTGGTTTTGTACAAGGCTTTGGTGCGGAAGTGCCCTTTTGGTTGACCAGATACAAAAAATTTAATACCAGTATTCTGATGCTGTCTGGCGTAGGCGCATCCATTGCCAGCTTTCTTTATAACTGGTTTCGTTTTGGGTACGCAGGTTTAGCGCCAGGGTTACTGATTACCATGCTGGTGATTCGAGTGATCAGTGGAGCGGTTCTTGCTGGTCTGCTTGGAAAAGGCATTGCGGAAGGCTTAGCAGCTACTGGTGTATTAAGTAGTTTCCCTCTTGGAAAAGAATGGCGGGAGAAAAGGAGAAAATCCATTCATGAAAAGTATTCTGAAGGTGCATAA
- a CDS encoding YkoF family thiamine/hydroxymethylpyrimidine-binding protein gives MSKNPMCCGTSPFFGCRFSLYPMTNEFVPVILDAIEEINRPGLKVETDVVSTCLTGVERNVFAALRDSFSRAAATGEHVVMTATFSKGCPGEGAVNLEEYDFPAETDFSAKEGSDREVNAQFSVYPLGNQSYMKLIGDVVDLVKRADVYQESVHFCTSLEGSIANVFEALEEAFSYVSKEVGHTVMTVTLSCNSPSKK, from the coding sequence ATGAGCAAAAATCCAATGTGCTGTGGGACATCGCCATTCTTTGGTTGCCGGTTTTCTCTGTACCCCATGACGAACGAGTTTGTTCCGGTGATTCTGGACGCCATTGAAGAGATCAACCGTCCCGGTCTGAAGGTAGAAACCGATGTGGTCAGCACATGTCTGACGGGAGTAGAAAGAAATGTATTTGCAGCATTGAGGGATAGCTTTTCGAGAGCCGCTGCCACAGGAGAACATGTGGTAATGACAGCAACTTTTTCAAAGGGATGCCCAGGGGAAGGAGCAGTGAATCTGGAGGAATATGATTTTCCAGCAGAGACAGATTTTTCGGCAAAAGAAGGCAGTGATCGGGAAGTGAACGCTCAGTTTAGTGTATACCCTCTGGGAAACCAATCCTATATGAAACTCATTGGCGATGTGGTGGATCTGGTGAAACGGGCGGATGTCTATCAAGAGTCGGTTCATTTTTGTACTAGTCTGGAAGGTAGTATTGCTAATGTTTTTGAAGCTTTGGAAGAAGCCTTTTCCTATGTAAGTAAGGAAGTGGGCCATACGGTAATGACTGTCACGCTCTCCTGCAATAGTCCCAGCAAAAAGTAA